One window of the Candidatus Edwardsbacteria bacterium RifOxyA12_full_54_48 genome contains the following:
- a CDS encoding ammonium transporter produces the protein MFDTGNTGFMLVATSLVMLMTPGLAFFYGGLVGRKNVLAIMLQSFVSMGWTSVLWFAFGYSMCFSGTMAGGTDIAGIIGNFDMVFFKGIDVMTPLAGNNIPLFVFIAYQMMFAIITPALITGAFTNRIRFVPYLMFLTVWLIFVYFPMVHMIWGGGLLQSWGVLDFAGGIVVHAIAGMAALASVFYVGRRRVAERGPHSIPLVALGTGLLWFGWYGFNAGSELRVDQITSLAFLNTDTAASFAAITWLIMAWIFEKKPKLLGLLTGSIAGLATITPAAGYVTVQTAAMIGIIAGMVCYGAISLKNKLGWDDSLDVWGVHGVGGTIGVLLLGLFATTTVNANGANGWFYGNPGFFVKQTVAVAGASIYAFLFSYLALIVINKISPVRTTEAEEMNGLDASLHGEEAYIHD, from the coding sequence ATGTTCGATACTGGCAATACCGGGTTCATGCTGGTGGCCACCAGTCTGGTCATGTTGATGACCCCCGGACTGGCGTTCTTTTACGGCGGTCTGGTGGGCCGCAAGAACGTGCTGGCGATCATGCTTCAGAGTTTTGTGTCCATGGGGTGGACCTCGGTCCTGTGGTTCGCCTTCGGCTATTCCATGTGTTTTTCCGGCACCATGGCCGGAGGAACCGATATCGCGGGGATAATCGGCAATTTCGACATGGTCTTTTTCAAGGGGATCGACGTCATGACCCCTCTGGCCGGAAACAATATCCCATTGTTCGTGTTCATTGCCTACCAGATGATGTTTGCCATCATCACCCCGGCGCTGATAACCGGGGCTTTTACCAATCGCATCCGTTTCGTTCCGTACCTGATGTTTCTGACGGTCTGGCTGATTTTCGTTTATTTCCCGATGGTCCATATGATCTGGGGCGGCGGCCTTCTGCAAAGCTGGGGAGTACTGGATTTCGCCGGCGGAATAGTGGTGCATGCCATAGCCGGGATGGCGGCCCTGGCCTCGGTGTTCTACGTGGGACGCCGCAGGGTGGCCGAGCGGGGACCGCACAGCATTCCGCTGGTGGCCCTGGGAACCGGCCTGCTGTGGTTCGGATGGTACGGCTTCAACGCCGGAAGCGAATTGCGGGTGGATCAGATCACTTCCCTGGCTTTTTTGAACACCGATACCGCCGCGTCATTCGCCGCCATCACCTGGCTGATAATGGCCTGGATCTTTGAAAAGAAACCGAAGCTCTTGGGTCTGCTGACCGGATCGATCGCCGGGCTGGCCACCATAACCCCGGCCGCCGGCTATGTCACAGTCCAGACCGCAGCCATGATAGGCATTATTGCCGGGATGGTATGCTACGGCGCCATAAGCCTTAAAAACAAGCTGGGCTGGGACGATTCCCTGGATGTGTGGGGGGTTCACGGGGTCGGCGGGACCATCGGTGTCCTCCTGCTGGGCTTGTTCGCCACCACTACGGTCAATGCCAACGGGGCCAATGGATGGTTTTACGGCAATCCCGGGTTTTTTGTCAAGCAGACCGTGGCCGTGGCGGGCGCTTCGATATACGCCTTTCTGTTCTCCTATCTGGCATTGATCGTCATCAACAAGATCTCTCCGGTAAGAACCACCGAGGCCGAAGAGATGAACGGCCTTGATGCCAGTTTGCATGGAGAGGAAGCGTATATTCACGATTAA
- a CDS encoding 4-hydroxy-3-methylbut-2-en-1-yl diphosphate synthase: MKSTGLINTYPRRRSQPVKVGNLVIGGSAPVSIQSMTNTDPCDIRATLIQIKKLEKAGCQIVRLAVPDKKSATALARTRQGTKMPLVADIHFDHRLALMALDAGVDKLRINPGNIGSKDKIRQVVKAAAGKKVPIRIGVNAGSLEKDILARDGHPTARGMVDSALRHIQILEDLGFDDIVISLKGSDVPMTIEAYRKISPMVPYPLHLGITEAGTPAAGAIRSAVGIGTLLAEGIGDTVRVSLSGDPVKEIPVAREIVQSLGLGTFGPVVHACPTCGRCKIDVAGIAAQVEQRIAGIKKPLKIAVMGCAVNGPGEAREADLGIAGGDGLGLLFQKGRIISKVKEKDMVSQLVTLAKKMK, translated from the coding sequence ATGAAATCTACAGGCCTTATAAATACCTATCCCCGCCGGAGATCCCAGCCGGTCAAGGTGGGGAATCTGGTCATCGGCGGCAGCGCCCCGGTGTCCATCCAGTCCATGACCAACACCGACCCCTGCGACATCAGGGCCACCCTGATCCAGATCAAAAAACTGGAGAAGGCCGGGTGCCAGATCGTCCGCCTGGCGGTGCCGGACAAAAAGTCTGCCACCGCCCTGGCCCGTACCCGGCAGGGGACAAAGATGCCATTGGTGGCCGATATTCATTTCGACCACCGCTTGGCCCTGATGGCCCTGGATGCCGGGGTGGACAAACTGCGGATCAACCCAGGAAATATCGGCTCCAAAGATAAGATCAGACAGGTGGTCAAGGCTGCGGCCGGCAAAAAGGTTCCCATCCGCATCGGGGTCAACGCCGGCTCGCTGGAGAAGGATATTCTGGCTCGGGACGGCCATCCCACCGCCCGGGGCATGGTGGACAGCGCCCTGCGCCATATTCAGATACTGGAGGACCTGGGATTCGACGATATCGTGATCTCCCTCAAAGGCTCGGATGTGCCCATGACCATCGAGGCTTATAGGAAAATATCCCCCATGGTTCCCTATCCTCTGCATCTTGGTATCACCGAGGCCGGGACCCCGGCCGCCGGGGCCATTCGTTCGGCGGTGGGCATCGGAACCCTTTTGGCCGAGGGCATCGGGGATACAGTGCGGGTGTCCCTTTCCGGCGATCCGGTCAAGGAGATCCCGGTGGCCCGGGAGATCGTTCAGTCATTGGGGCTGGGGACCTTCGGCCCGGTGGTCCACGCCTGTCCCACCTGCGGTCGCTGCAAAATAGACGTGGCCGGGATCGCCGCTCAGGTGGAGCAGAGAATAGCCGGGATAAAGAAACCGCTGAAGATAGCGGTGATGGGCTGTGCAGTCAACGGGCCGGGCGAGGCCCGGGAGGCCGACCTAGGGATCGCCGGCGGAGACGGTCTGGGCCTGCTGTTCCAAAAGGGAAGGATCATCTCCAAGGTCAAAGAGAAGGACATGGTGAGCCAGTTGGTGACGTTAGCCAAAAAAATGAAATGA
- a CDS encoding DNA-binding response regulator — protein MTLKIIIADDHKIVREGLKTLLEKQSGIKVVAETSDGLAVVKLAQEHLPDLVIMDITMPGLNGIGATRRVKEICPAAKIMILSMHADRRYVMEALKAGAMGYLLKDSAFEELIQAIKSIVKGKIYLSSDITDVLVRDYLINERDADPSVYSLLSAREREVLQLLAEGKSTRQTADKLSISVKTVETHRQQLMQKLNLRGIAELTKYAVREGLTTL, from the coding sequence ATGACGCTGAAGATCATCATTGCCGACGACCACAAGATCGTGCGGGAGGGCTTGAAAACCCTGCTGGAAAAACAATCCGGGATAAAGGTGGTGGCGGAGACCAGCGACGGGCTGGCGGTGGTCAAACTGGCCCAGGAGCACCTGCCCGACCTGGTGATCATGGACATAACCATGCCGGGGCTGAACGGGATAGGGGCGACCCGGAGGGTTAAGGAAATCTGCCCGGCAGCAAAGATAATGATCTTATCCATGCATGCTGACCGCCGCTATGTGATGGAAGCCCTCAAGGCCGGGGCCATGGGCTATCTGCTAAAGGACTCGGCCTTTGAGGAACTCATTCAGGCGATAAAATCCATCGTTAAAGGAAAGATATATTTAAGTTCCGACATCACTGATGTCCTGGTCCGGGACTATCTCATCAATGAGCGCGATGCCGACCCCAGCGTTTATTCGCTATTATCGGCCAGGGAAAGAGAGGTGCTGCAGTTGCTGGCCGAGGGAAAGAGCACCAGGCAGACGGCCGATAAGCTGTCAATCAGCGTCAAGACGGTGGAGACCCACCGCCAGCAACTGATGCAGAAGCTCAATCTTCGCGGCATCGCCGAACTTACCAAATATGCCGTAAGGGAAGGCTTGACGACATTGTGA
- a CDS encoding tungsten formylmethanofuran dehydrogenase: MPEIRVDETRCKGCELCTKACPKSCIEMSDTFSVTGYYPAKLAKEDCCIGCGLCAQICPDLAIAVWK, encoded by the coding sequence ATGCCAGAAATCAGGGTCGATGAGACCCGCTGCAAAGGATGTGAACTATGCACCAAGGCCTGTCCTAAAAGCTGCATAGAGATGTCCGACACCTTCAGCGTTACCGGCTATTACCCGGCCAAGCTGGCCAAAGAGGATTGCTGCATAGGCTGCGGCCTGTGCGCCCAGATATGCCCCGATCTGGCCATCGCGGTGTGGAAGTAA